Proteins from a genomic interval of Bacteroidales bacterium:
- a CDS encoding NUDIX domain-containing protein, producing the protein MNREDKMNLNQYPEPTVGAIIFNPKEEILLVRSHKWKSNYVIPGGHIELGEKIEDALRREIMEETGLNIYDIRLVGLQQCIYDKAFHEKKHFIFIDFACKTDTDEVKLNEEHQEYVWVDLRSIDQLPLEPFTRKLLKEYEAGKDSKYLQEILYNYY; encoded by the coding sequence ATGAACAGAGAGGACAAAATGAATTTGAATCAATATCCAGAACCTACAGTTGGAGCTATAATATTTAATCCAAAGGAAGAGATTTTATTGGTGAGGTCACATAAGTGGAAAAGCAATTATGTGATCCCGGGTGGTCATATTGAACTCGGTGAAAAAATCGAGGACGCTCTTCGCAGAGAAATAATGGAAGAGACAGGCTTAAATATATATGACATACGTCTTGTGGGTCTGCAGCAATGCATATATGACAAAGCTTTCCATGAGAAAAAACATTTCATCTTTATTGACTTCGCTTGCAAGACCGATACTGATGAAGTCAAATTAAACGAAGAACATCAAGAATATGTGTGGGTAGATCTAAGATCGATAGATCAACTGCCTTTAGAGCCTTTTACAAGAAAACTTCTCAAAGAGTATGAAGCTGGTAAGGATTCAAAATATTTGCAAGAAATCCTCTATAATTATTATTAA